A section of the Pseudanabaena mucicola str. Chao 1806 genome encodes:
- a CDS encoding transposase, translating into MSSLTGNRVNPQKKTFHADKQESEAVKQLRLEYQLMMWAIETNNLVFIDESRTNLNMARTYARSKKGTRVHGCKPHNKGKNLTIIAAISITGVIAALTVSLHRAVFRQIPIFQMASNFLF; encoded by the coding sequence TTGTCGAGCCTTACAGGAAATCGAGTTAACCCGCAAAAAAAAACTTTTCATGCCGACAAACAAGAAAGTGAAGCAGTCAAACAGTTGAGACTAGAATATCAACTGATGATGTGGGCAATCGAAACCAATAATCTGGTGTTTATCGATGAGTCAAGAACAAACCTAAATATGGCTAGGACTTATGCAAGGTCAAAAAAAGGCACAAGGGTGCATGGCTGTAAACCACACAACAAAGGTAAAAATTTAACCATCATCGCGGCGATCTCCATTACGGGTGTAATTGCGGCTCTGACAGTCTCTCTCCATAGGGCAGTATTCAGGCAAATACCTATTTTTCAAATGGCAAGCAACTTCCTGTTCTAA
- a CDS encoding helix-turn-helix domain-containing protein has protein sequence MKLQVNNYANLIRELQDRLNLNQMQLAKRVGTTNLSLSRWKNGHHTPSPMAIALLKKAVDDLGDRGKDL, from the coding sequence ATGAAGTTACAGGTAAATAATTATGCAAACTTGATTAGGGAACTGCAAGACAGACTTAACCTAAATCAAATGCAGCTTGCTAAACGGGTAGGAACTACGAATTTATCGCTCAGTCGATGGAAAAACGGACATCATACACCCTCACCGATGGCGATCGCTTTGCTTAAAAAAGCAGTCGATGATTTGGGCGATCGGGGAAAAGATTTGTAG